The following DNA comes from Candidatus Methylomirabilota bacterium.
GGTATTTCTCCACCGCGTCCGGGCTCAGGCCGCCCAGGATCTCCTCGCGCGAATCGTCGCGGGCGAAGCCGTCACGCAGGTAGCCGCGGAACGCGTCCACGATCTCCTCCCGGCCCCCGTAGCCGACGCCGACGTTCAGCCGCATGACGTCGAGGTGCCGGGTGGCGGCCTCGACCGACTTCAAGCTCTCCAGCAGTGACGGCGGCAGCAGCTCCAGGCGCCCGATGGGGCAGATCCGCATCCCCAGTCGATCGGGCAACCGCTGGCGCATCCACTCGTCCATGGTGGTCTCGATCACCGCGATCAGGGCCTGCAGCTCTCCGGGCTCGCGGCGCAGGTTCTCGGTCGACAGCCACCAGAGTGTCACCATCCGGATCTCGAGCTCGGCGCACCACCGGAGGACGTCTTCCGTGGCCGCCGCGCCGCGACGATAGCCTTCGCTCAGACTGGCCAGGCCGGCCTGGCGGACATAGCGACGGTGGCCGTCCTGGATGAGGCCCAGGTGCCGCGGCACCGGGCCGCGGCCGATCTCGGCCAGCAGCCGGCGCTCATAGAGCGGATAGAGGAGTCGATCCAGCATCACTCGGTCCGGGACGCCCGGCGCTCGGCGCGCCAGCGCCGCCACTCCTCGAGCCGGCGGCGCAGGTCGGCCTCGAGCCCCCGGTTCGTGGGCTGGTAGTACTGGCGCTCGCGGAGCGCGGCGGGCAGGTGCTCCTGCTCCACGCGGGCCTCGGGCGCGTCGTGCGCGTATTGATAGTTCCGCGCGTAGCCCAGCTCGCGCATGAGCGGCGTCGGCGCATTGCGCAGGTGCAGGGGAACCGGCTCGCTGGGCCGCTCGGCCACGTCTTCTTTCGCGCGGCCGAAGGCCAGATAGACGGCGT
Coding sequences within:
- the uppS gene encoding polyprenyl diphosphate synthase encodes the protein MLDRLLYPLYERRLLAEIGRGPVPRHLGLIQDGHRRYVRQAGLASLSEGYRRGAAATEDVLRWCAELEIRMVTLWWLSTENLRREPGELQALIAVIETTMDEWMRQRLPDRLGMRICPIGRLELLPPSLLESLKSVEAATRHLDVMRLNVGVGYGGREEIVDAFRGYLRDGFARDDSREEILGGLSPDAVEKYLYTPDCPDPDLIIRTSGEVRLSGFMLWQSAYSEYYFCDACWPAFRKIDFLRALRSYQQRRRRFGK